The genomic segment ACCGATGATGTCAAAATCAGTCATGAGGCTTGCGGATTCAAGCGATGTCAGAGGGAGACGGCGCAGGCGCAACTGGTTTTCCCGATCCGGCCAGGGGGCAAAACAGCGTTCGGCCGCCACATCCGGAAGCGCGTTTAAGACGGCATACAGAATTTGTAATCCCAGATGCGACATGCCTACTTCATAGGTATCGGGAAAGGCCAGGAGAAAGCGCACGCCGGCATCGGCCTTGTGAATGGAGTTGACTTCCGCGCCGATGTAGCGGCTGGGTTTTTCGGCGCCGGCTAACAGCGCATCAAGAATGTCCTGTGTCATTATTTACTTTCCGTGTGGTTTGTGCCGCCCGATATTATTCTGCCCGGTCCGGGTAAGGATAAGCCTTGTACTTGAAGGGATTGAGTTTGATGTCTTTCAGCTGCGACAATGCCATTTTTTTTGCGAAATTGGGTGAGGACAGATAACCGAGAGAGTTGTTTTTGAACGTGTCCAAAAGCTCGTTGCGGACGGATTCTTCATCTTTGTCGTTGACAAAAGATCTTTCCATTTTGTGTTCGTAAGTCAATTCATCGCCCGATGCATTCTTTACCTGCAGATAGTCGTCGGACGAGGCGAAAAAGGATTCCAAAACCCCGATTTTTACCTGAAAAGTCAATTCGACTTTTATCGTATCTGCGGCAATGCGCCGGGAGGAATCGGTAATCGTCAATGTCAGGCCGTTGGGTAGATTGATTGCTTCAATTAATTCCATCGATTTTCTATTTCCCGCTTTTTTAATTTGCTGGAGTGGTGCTTAGCATTTTTATTCTTGACCTGCAATCTTAATCCTTCTATAAACGACGCGGTAGTTTCTATAACCGGAAAAGAGTGGTTATTATGGAAGAATCCAACGCAATTTTGCTGCTATCGTGTCCCGACGGCAAAGGGCTGGTGGCGAGGCTTTCCAACTTTATTTTTCAGAACGGCGGCAATATTGTCGATGCCGACCAATACACCTCGAAGCAGGGAAAAATATTTTTCATGCGCATCGAGTGGGAACTGGAAGGTTTCGCGCTCAGCCGCGAGGAAATTCCCGTCGTTTTTGCGCCCCTGGCCCGTCAATACGGCATGAAATGGACATTGCACTTTACCGATTATGTGCCGCGAACGGCAATTTTTGTTTCCCGTCATCTGCATTGTCTGCATGATCTGATCCTGCGCCGGCACATGGGAGAGCTGGATGCCAGCGTGGAGGCCGTGATCAGCAATCATCCCGACGCGAAGGATCTGGTCGAACAGTTTGGAATCAAATTTTTCCATTTCCCCATCACGCCCGGTAATAAACGGGAGCAGGAAAAGAGGCAAGCGGCGCTTTTGCGGGAAATGAAAATTGATCTGGTGGTGCTGGCGCGTTATATGCAGATTCTGTCGGGCGGATTTATCGAACCGTACGCCGGCAGGATTATCAATATCCACCATTCAT from the Deltaproteobacteria bacterium HGW-Deltaproteobacteria-6 genome contains:
- the purU gene encoding formyltetrahydrofolate deformylase, with the translated sequence MEESNAILLLSCPDGKGLVARLSNFIFQNGGNIVDADQYTSKQGKIFFMRIEWELEGFALSREEIPVVFAPLARQYGMKWTLHFTDYVPRTAIFVSRHLHCLHDLILRRHMGELDASVEAVISNHPDAKDLVEQFGIKFFHFPITPGNKREQEKRQAALLREMKIDLVVLARYMQILSGGFIEPYAGRIINIHHSFLPAFSGSNPYQQAYDRGVKIIGATAHYATEQLDDGPIIAQDVVKISHRDTIADIQTKSKDLERIVLARALRLHLDNKIIVHGAKTVVFE